In Oscillatoria acuminata PCC 6304, a single window of DNA contains:
- a CDS encoding IS607 family transposase, whose product MARYVKPKEAAQILGVHERTLRRWDENGSIETIRTPAGQRRYNVESYTAFSGSDKRKVVIYARVSSRAQQSDLNRQVAALSNLYPEAEVVSEIGGGLNFKRKKMLALLGQVLSGDVRMVVVAHKDRLARFGFDLFRWLCEQNRCELLVLNETSLSPEREMVEDILAILHCFSSRLYGLRKYKTQVKEDPDLPQPRAK is encoded by the coding sequence ATTGCCAGATATGTCAAGCCCAAGGAAGCGGCCCAAATCCTTGGAGTCCATGAAAGAACACTCCGCAGATGGGACGAAAATGGCTCAATCGAGACCATCAGAACCCCCGCTGGGCAACGACGATACAACGTTGAGTCATATACTGCCTTCTCAGGCAGTGACAAACGCAAAGTCGTTATCTATGCCAGAGTTAGTAGCCGCGCCCAGCAGTCCGACCTCAACCGACAGGTTGCCGCACTGTCCAACCTCTACCCCGAAGCAGAAGTCGTCTCAGAAATCGGAGGCGGGCTCAACTTCAAGCGAAAGAAAATGCTGGCCTTACTGGGACAAGTCTTGTCAGGAGATGTCCGCATGGTTGTCGTTGCCCACAAAGACCGATTGGCCAGATTTGGATTTGACTTGTTTCGATGGCTCTGTGAGCAAAACAGGTGCGAACTCTTGGTTCTCAATGAGACAAGTCTCAGTCCAGAACGAGAAATGGTTGAGGACATTCTCGCCATCCTCCACTGCTTTAGCTCCCGATTATACGGACTGCGTAAATACAAAACTCAGGTCAAAGAAGATCCAGATTTACCCCAGCCCCGAGCTAAATAA
- the lnt gene encoding apolipoprotein N-acyltransferase — MGLTPAPFNAWPLAWIALVPLWILLVKPGEKPSETQRIWQWKFLGLPLLWGVGYHGIALFWITGIHPMTWLGVPWLASLAIACFCWTFITLWGAALVTLWAILLRAITRRFTPVSGHPPSPWVRVAIATAVWCSLEAIWSAGNLWWTALAYTQSHQNLIILHLGQLSGPTTITGAIVIVNGLIAEAILSFNSARNSPNRTRELLLASPIILFLILHGIGFALYNRPLNQSPETALTVGIIQGNIPNEIKFDSQGWRRALEGYTTGYQQLAEAGVDGILIPETAFPYLWTDENIRYSSFYQTILDYNATAWVGTFGSREGNFTNSLVTVTPDGETFSRYDKTKLVPLGEYIPFEEIFGKIVSRLSPLEARLVAGKPDQVFDTPFGRAIAGICYDSAFSKLFRRQAAAGGEFILSASNDAHYTATMMEQHHAQDVMRAIETDRWAVRATNTGFSAIVNPQGKTLWISEQNTYQIHSDTIYRRQTQTLYVRWGDWLLFGFWGLAAIACGVGWRRG, encoded by the coding sequence ATGGGATTAACTCCTGCCCCCTTTAATGCTTGGCCCTTGGCTTGGATTGCCTTAGTTCCCCTGTGGATTCTTCTAGTCAAACCCGGAGAAAAGCCCTCAGAAACTCAGCGAATTTGGCAGTGGAAATTTTTAGGATTGCCTTTATTATGGGGAGTCGGATATCACGGAATCGCCTTGTTTTGGATTACCGGAATTCATCCGATGACTTGGTTGGGGGTTCCTTGGCTGGCAAGTTTGGCGATCGCCTGCTTTTGTTGGACTTTTATCACCCTCTGGGGTGCAGCATTAGTCACCCTTTGGGCCATCCTCCTGAGGGCAATTACTCGGCGATTTACCCCTGTTTCTGGACATCCGCCCTCTCCTTGGGTTCGGGTGGCGATCGCAACTGCCGTTTGGTGTAGTTTAGAAGCGATTTGGAGTGCTGGAAACCTCTGGTGGACTGCCCTTGCCTATACCCAAAGTCACCAAAACTTAATCATTTTGCACCTGGGACAACTCTCGGGACCGACTACCATTACCGGGGCGATCGTCATCGTCAATGGGTTGATTGCCGAAGCTATCCTGTCTTTCAATTCTGCCCGAAACTCTCCCAACCGAACCCGAGAGTTATTATTAGCTTCTCCGATTATTTTATTCCTGATTTTACATGGAATTGGATTTGCTCTCTACAATCGCCCCCTGAACCAATCTCCGGAAACAGCCTTAACCGTTGGCATCATTCAAGGGAATATTCCCAATGAGATTAAGTTTGATTCCCAAGGATGGCGGCGCGCCTTGGAGGGATATACCACCGGGTATCAACAGTTAGCCGAAGCGGGAGTGGATGGCATCTTGATTCCGGAAACTGCATTTCCCTATTTATGGACCGATGAAAATATCCGTTACAGTTCTTTTTATCAAACCATTCTGGATTATAATGCAACAGCTTGGGTGGGAACCTTTGGCAGTCGAGAGGGCAATTTTACCAATAGTTTAGTCACGGTAACTCCCGATGGAGAAACCTTTAGCCGGTACGATAAAACCAAGCTAGTGCCCTTGGGAGAATATATTCCATTTGAGGAAATTTTTGGTAAAATCGTGTCTAGATTATCGCCGTTAGAGGCGCGATTAGTGGCGGGAAAACCGGATCAAGTATTTGATACGCCCTTCGGACGTGCGATCGCTGGGATTTGTTATGATTCCGCTTTTTCTAAACTGTTTCGGCGACAAGCAGCAGCCGGAGGGGAGTTTATCCTGAGTGCGTCTAATGATGCTCATTATACCGCAACCATGATGGAACAACATCATGCTCAAGACGTGATGCGGGCGATCGAAACCGATCGCTGGGCGGTTCGTGCAACCAATACAGGGTTTTCGGCGATCGTCAATCCCCAAGGCAAAACCCTCTGGATTTCCGAACAGAATACTTATCAAATTCATAGCGATACCATTTACCGACGCCAAACTCAAACCTTATATGTGAGATGGGGAGATTGGTTATTGTTCGGCTTCTGGGGACTAGCTGCGATCGCTTGTGGGGTAGGTTGGCGACGGGGATAA
- a CDS encoding RNA-guided endonuclease InsQ/TnpB family protein, which produces MRTFSPSSTALAPDYTDCVNTKLRSKKIQIYPSPELNKVWRKWLAACRYCYNQAIALQKSGKRLSKLKLRNEVMQSDLPAWVKETPCHIRQNAIFDAHLAFSASSDARFRSCRDSSQAIKFNDANFSSGSWYPRLTKGLTFRVSEPIPKTCDQGTQLVFTKGRWFAVFPEPVAFIPTEATGVIALDPGVRTFITGFDGSRFLEFGSGDIGRITRLCQHLDDLMGRIAKEPNRSKRRRMKQAAQRMRTKIRNLVDEAHKQIAHYLTRNYSVIFLPTFETSNMVAKAKRKIRSKTARAMLTWAHYRFKLTLKHQAEITGTTVVDVTEEYTSKTCTHCGHVHSKLGGSKVFRCPECGVTLPRDWNGAFGIFLKALRDTASVTLTGNSAIVALSGNNRKNVA; this is translated from the coding sequence TTGAGGACATTCTCGCCATCCTCCACTGCTTTAGCTCCCGATTATACGGACTGCGTAAATACAAAACTCAGGTCAAAGAAGATCCAGATTTACCCCAGCCCCGAGCTAAATAAAGTCTGGCGCAAATGGCTGGCGGCTTGTCGGTATTGCTACAACCAAGCAATTGCTTTGCAGAAAAGCGGTAAACGACTAAGCAAGCTGAAGTTACGCAACGAAGTGATGCAGAGTGATTTGCCTGCGTGGGTTAAAGAAACGCCTTGTCACATCCGGCAAAATGCAATCTTCGATGCCCATCTGGCTTTTAGCGCCAGTTCTGACGCCAGGTTTAGAAGTTGCCGTGACAGTTCCCAAGCCATTAAGTTTAACGATGCTAATTTCTCTTCAGGGAGTTGGTATCCAAGACTGACGAAAGGATTAACTTTCAGGGTTTCCGAACCTATCCCTAAAACTTGCGACCAAGGAACTCAGTTGGTGTTTACCAAAGGTCGATGGTTTGCGGTTTTCCCTGAACCTGTTGCCTTTATCCCAACGGAAGCCACCGGAGTGATTGCATTAGATCCGGGTGTCCGAACTTTCATAACTGGGTTTGATGGTTCACGATTTTTAGAATTTGGCTCCGGAGATATAGGACGTATTACTCGGCTATGCCAACATTTGGATGATTTGATGGGCCGAATCGCTAAAGAGCCCAATCGCTCAAAGCGACGGAGAATGAAGCAAGCGGCTCAACGAATGAGAACCAAAATCCGGAATTTGGTGGATGAGGCCCACAAACAAATTGCTCATTACTTGACTCGTAACTATAGTGTGATTTTTCTGCCTACCTTCGAGACTTCCAACATGGTTGCCAAGGCCAAGCGGAAAATTAGGTCTAAGACAGCAAGGGCAATGCTAACCTGGGCGCATTATCGATTCAAACTAACCCTGAAACATCAAGCCGAAATAACTGGAACCACCGTTGTGGATGTGACCGAAGAATACACCAGTAAAACCTGTACTCACTGTGGTCATGTTCACTCTAAGCTAGGTGGCTCAAAAGTGTTCCGATGTCCCGAGTGTGGGGTCACTCTACCCAGGGACTGGAACGGTGCTTTTGGAATCTTTCTAAAAGCTTTGCGGGATACCGCCTCTGTTACCTTAACGGGTAATAGTGCTATCGTCGCATTGTCCGGGAACAACCGGAAAAATGTCGCGTAA
- the gyrA gene encoding DNA gyrase subunit A, whose protein sequence is MTTSQERIIPTDLRNEMQQSYLEYAMSVIVGRALPDARDGLKPVHRRILYAMHELGLTPDRPFRKCARVVGEVLGKYHPHGDTAVYDALVRMAQDFSMRSPLINGHGNFGSIDNDPPAAMRYTECRLQSLSMDAMLRDIDQETVDFIDNFDGSQQEPIVLPTRVPQLLLNGSSGIAVGMATNIPPHNLGELMDGLVALIHNPEITDVELMQYIPGPDFPTGGQILGVTSIREAYTTGRGSITMRGVAAIETIEHRGRPDKDAIVITELPYQTNKASMIERIAEMVNEKRLEGISDIRDESDRDGMRIVIELKRDAYPRVVLNNLYKQTPLQANFGANMLALVNSEPQLLTLRQFLTVFLEFRIETIERRTRYELRKAEERDHLLQGLLIALENLDSIIALIRRAADTPSAKQELIANYEFSEVQADAILQMQLRRLTALEADKIQQEHDDLQLTIADLKDILARRERVLEIIENEASELKTKFSTPRRTVIEHAEGEIDVTDLIANEKALVMITEQGYIKRMPVNTFEAQSRATRGKSGAKIKEDDGIAHFLTCRDHDAILFFSDRGVVYCLNAYQIPTGSRTARGMAITQMLPIPFNEKITSLVSVEEFSDEEYLVMLTKGGYIKKTALSAFSNIRANGLIAISLSEGDELRWVRKSRPEDTIIIGSAKGMAIHFKADHKQLRPLGRATRGVKSMNLRKGDNIISMDVLPSQVTAAMEEAIEDENLELDVELDAELDIELEQEETDLQTEETEGEEENVAETSSYPGPWALVITTCGFGKRVPVTQFRLQRRAGKGVCAIKFRNEKDRLAALRIVNEDDELMIVTNRGIIIRQASKAISSQSRSARGVRVQRLDSSDAIAGVALVPASGEEDDLTSENAIEIEMEAGVDVVTVSGEEDDLTTDNGTEEDN, encoded by the coding sequence ATGACCACCTCCCAGGAGCGGATAATCCCGACGGATCTGCGGAATGAAATGCAACAGTCCTACCTCGAATACGCCATGAGCGTGATCGTGGGTCGGGCGCTCCCAGATGCTAGGGATGGTCTTAAGCCTGTACACAGGCGGATTCTCTATGCGATGCACGAGTTGGGCTTGACCCCAGACCGCCCCTTTCGTAAATGCGCTCGTGTGGTCGGGGAAGTCCTCGGGAAGTACCATCCACACGGGGATACAGCGGTTTACGATGCCTTGGTGCGGATGGCCCAGGATTTTTCCATGCGATCGCCTCTGATCAATGGTCACGGCAACTTTGGCTCCATTGATAACGACCCTCCGGCAGCCATGCGTTATACGGAATGTCGTCTCCAGTCCCTGAGCATGGATGCCATGTTGCGGGATATCGACCAAGAAACCGTCGATTTCATTGATAACTTTGATGGATCGCAGCAAGAACCGATTGTCCTACCCACCCGCGTCCCCCAACTCTTACTCAACGGGTCCTCTGGCATCGCCGTGGGGATGGCAACCAACATTCCTCCCCACAACTTGGGAGAACTCATGGATGGATTAGTGGCGCTGATCCACAATCCGGAGATTACCGATGTTGAGTTAATGCAATATATCCCGGGCCCAGATTTTCCCACCGGGGGCCAGATTCTCGGCGTCACCAGCATCCGGGAAGCCTATACGACCGGACGGGGTTCGATTACCATGCGCGGCGTGGCTGCCATTGAAACCATCGAACATCGCGGACGACCCGACAAAGACGCGATCGTAATTACCGAGTTGCCTTATCAAACCAATAAGGCATCGATGATTGAACGCATCGCCGAAATGGTTAACGAGAAGCGTCTCGAAGGCATCTCCGATATCCGGGATGAGAGCGATCGCGACGGGATGCGAATCGTCATCGAACTCAAGCGCGACGCCTACCCCCGTGTCGTCCTCAACAACCTGTACAAACAAACCCCATTACAGGCCAATTTCGGGGCGAATATGCTGGCGCTAGTCAATAGCGAACCGCAGTTACTCACCCTCAGACAGTTCCTCACCGTCTTCCTAGAATTCCGCATCGAAACCATCGAACGCCGGACGCGCTATGAACTGCGAAAAGCCGAAGAACGGGACCACCTGTTACAGGGATTGTTAATTGCCCTAGAGAATTTAGATAGCATTATTGCGCTAATTCGACGGGCAGCGGATACCCCCAGTGCCAAACAAGAATTAATTGCCAATTATGAATTTTCTGAAGTTCAAGCTGACGCAATTTTGCAAATGCAATTGCGCCGCTTAACCGCCTTAGAAGCAGATAAAATTCAACAAGAGCATGACGATCTGCAACTGACGATTGCCGATTTAAAAGATATTTTGGCAAGGCGGGAACGGGTTTTAGAAATCATTGAAAATGAAGCGTCAGAACTCAAAACCAAGTTTTCTACCCCCCGTCGTACCGTCATCGAACACGCCGAAGGTGAAATCGATGTTACTGATTTAATCGCCAATGAAAAAGCCCTGGTGATGATTACGGAACAAGGGTATATCAAGCGGATGCCGGTGAATACCTTCGAGGCGCAAAGTCGGGCCACCCGAGGCAAATCTGGGGCGAAGATTAAAGAGGATGATGGGATTGCTCATTTCTTAACCTGTCGCGACCATGATGCTATTTTGTTCTTCAGCGATCGCGGAGTAGTGTATTGCCTGAATGCCTATCAAATTCCCACCGGGTCTCGCACCGCCCGAGGTATGGCCATTACTCAAATGTTGCCGATTCCTTTTAATGAAAAAATCACCTCTCTCGTTTCGGTGGAAGAATTCTCCGATGAAGAATATTTAGTGATGCTCACGAAAGGCGGTTACATTAAGAAAACTGCCCTCTCTGCCTTTTCCAATATCCGCGCCAATGGATTAATTGCCATCTCTTTATCCGAAGGTGACGAATTGCGCTGGGTCCGGAAATCGCGACCCGAAGATACCATTATCATCGGTTCGGCGAAGGGAATGGCGATTCATTTCAAAGCGGATCATAAACAACTCCGTCCTCTAGGTCGGGCCACCCGAGGGGTGAAATCCATGAACCTCCGTAAAGGGGACAATATTATTAGCATGGATGTGCTCCCCTCTCAAGTGACTGCGGCAATGGAGGAGGCGATCGAGGATGAAAACCTCGAACTCGATGTAGAACTCGATGCCGAACTCGATATCGAACTCGAACAGGAAGAAACGGATCTGCAAACTGAGGAGACAGAAGGGGAAGAGGAGAACGTTGCCGAAACCTCTTCTTATCCGGGTCCTTGGGCCTTGGTGATTACCACCTGCGGGTTTGGCAAACGGGTTCCGGTGACGCAATTCCGCCTACAACGACGGGCCGGAAAAGGCGTTTGTGCGATTAAATTCCGCAATGAAAAAGACCGTTTGGCGGCCTTGCGAATCGTCAATGAAGATGATGAGTTGATGATTGTGACTAATCGCGGGATTATCATTCGGCAGGCGAGTAAGGCGATTTCTTCTCAGTCGCGATCGGCCCGAGGAGTGCGAGTTCAGCGTCTCGATTCCTCCGATGCGATCGCCGGAGTGGCGTTAGTTCCAGCATCTGGTGAAGAAGATGACCTCACCTCCGAGAACGCGATCGAGATAGAAATGGAAGCTGGAGTTGATGTAGTCACCGTATCTGGTGAGGAAGATGACCTCACCACCGACAACGGTACCGAAGAGGACAATTAA